A region of uncultured Carboxylicivirga sp. DNA encodes the following proteins:
- a CDS encoding FGGY family carbohydrate kinase has translation MYSLGFDIGSSSVKVALLDVNTGKAVDSAFYPKEEMAISSPQPDWAEQHPNDWWANLKLALKDVLNNSKLEVTQINSIGISYQMHGLVVVDKEGEVLRPAIIWCDSRAIKYGNDAFDKLGEEHCLSHMLNSPGNFTASKLKWVKENEPEVFNKIDKIMLPGDYIAYRLTDDIVTTKSGLSEGIFWDFQTQSVSKELLEYYGFEASVIPTIKETFEVQGTLTEEVAKELNLTAGIAVSYRAGDQPNNALSLNVLKPGEVAATAGTSGVVYGVSDKLKYDPKGRVNTFAHVNHSNGDPRLGVLLCINGTGILNSWLRKNIASELDYVQMNEEASAVAPGSNGLLFFPFGNGAERVLQNQNPGSSLVNLNFNHHTRAHMLRAAQEGIAFSFKFGMDVMELTGIETKVIKAGKANMFLSPIFRQTLADVTGSTIELYETDGALGAARGAAYGAGLYASLDVAFESLAKVEVIEPNKDNESALKAAYESWKSQLK, from the coding sequence ATGTATTCACTAGGTTTTGACATAGGAAGTTCTTCAGTAAAAGTTGCATTGCTGGATGTAAATACCGGTAAGGCAGTTGATTCAGCTTTCTATCCGAAAGAAGAAATGGCTATTTCTTCACCTCAGCCCGATTGGGCAGAACAGCATCCGAATGATTGGTGGGCTAATTTAAAATTAGCATTAAAGGATGTGCTTAATAACTCAAAATTAGAGGTTACTCAAATTAACTCAATTGGAATCTCATACCAGATGCACGGATTGGTAGTGGTAGATAAAGAAGGGGAGGTATTACGTCCTGCGATTATCTGGTGCGACAGTCGTGCAATCAAATATGGAAACGATGCCTTTGATAAATTAGGGGAGGAACACTGTTTATCACATATGTTGAATTCTCCAGGTAATTTCACGGCTTCAAAATTGAAGTGGGTTAAAGAAAATGAACCTGAAGTTTTCAATAAAATTGATAAGATCATGTTACCTGGCGATTACATTGCGTATCGTTTAACCGATGATATTGTTACTACTAAAAGTGGTTTGTCTGAAGGAATCTTCTGGGATTTTCAAACGCAAAGTGTGTCAAAGGAACTTCTGGAATATTATGGTTTTGAGGCAAGTGTAATACCAACTATAAAAGAAACTTTTGAAGTTCAGGGTACATTAACAGAAGAAGTTGCAAAAGAGTTGAATCTGACTGCAGGAATAGCAGTTTCTTACAGAGCCGGAGATCAACCCAATAATGCTTTAAGTTTAAATGTGTTGAAACCTGGAGAAGTGGCGGCTACAGCAGGAACTTCAGGTGTTGTTTATGGTGTTAGTGACAAGTTGAAATACGATCCCAAAGGCCGTGTTAATACATTTGCTCATGTTAATCATAGCAATGGCGATCCGCGTTTGGGTGTTTTATTGTGTATCAACGGAACAGGGATTCTGAACTCCTGGTTACGAAAAAATATTGCTTCAGAATTGGATTATGTGCAGATGAATGAAGAAGCATCTGCAGTTGCACCTGGTAGCAATGGCTTATTATTCTTTCCATTTGGCAATGGTGCAGAAAGAGTACTTCAAAATCAGAATCCGGGTTCAAGTTTGGTTAATCTTAATTTCAATCATCATACAAGAGCACATATGTTACGTGCTGCTCAGGAGGGAATTGCATTCAGTTTTAAATTTGGAATGGATGTAATGGAACTGACAGGTATTGAAACAAAAGTTATTAAAGCCGGGAAGGCAAATATGTTTCTCAGTCCGATATTTCGTCAAACATTAGCAGATGTTACCGGCTCAACCATCGAATTGTATGAAACCGACGGAGCATTAGGTGCTGCCAGAGGAGCTGCTTATGGTGCAGGTTTATACGCCTCGTTGGATGTCGCTTTTGAATCATTGGCTAAGGTTGAGGTTATCGAACCGAATAAAGACAATGAGTCTGCGTTGAAAGCAGCATATGAATCATGGAAATCACAATTAAAATAA
- a CDS encoding GntR family transcriptional regulator has product MMEFSINPASDIPKFQQLVDQVINALAENKLFEGDQLPSVNQICQTYKLSRDTVFKAYGILKEQGVIESVPNKGYFVAKEGRKVFLFLDTLKAYKEVLYGSFVKNLDKDTIADVHFHHYNIDVFKKLITESRGRYSKYIIMPFAHKGVEEVVSMLPADKTLIIDWDTNIKSITNKLYQDFGQAVIEALSEAEHLLRRYNKLIMVYPEFTNHPKITVDYFKQYCNEKKFDYNVLQDSSALNVKAGEMYFSVSDRILGEILEQCREKKLEPGVDVGILSYNETPMKKFIYKGISVISTDFKLMGQKAAAFASEDMKMDFCVPTKIFFRESL; this is encoded by the coding sequence ATGATGGAGTTTAGTATAAATCCTGCAAGTGATATTCCCAAATTTCAACAATTGGTTGATCAGGTAATAAATGCACTTGCTGAAAATAAATTGTTTGAAGGGGATCAGTTGCCGTCAGTGAATCAGATTTGTCAGACTTATAAATTGTCGCGTGATACAGTATTTAAAGCATATGGGATTCTCAAGGAACAAGGTGTGATTGAATCGGTGCCCAATAAAGGTTACTTTGTTGCTAAAGAGGGGCGTAAGGTGTTTTTGTTTCTGGATACATTGAAAGCTTATAAGGAGGTTTTGTACGGTAGTTTTGTTAAAAATCTTGACAAGGATACCATTGCGGACGTACATTTTCATCATTATAATATTGATGTTTTTAAAAAGTTAATAACCGAAAGTCGTGGGAGGTATAGTAAATATATTATTATGCCATTTGCTCATAAGGGAGTGGAAGAGGTGGTAAGCATGTTGCCTGCTGATAAGACCCTTATTATTGACTGGGATACAAATATTAAAAGTATTACCAATAAGTTATATCAGGATTTTGGACAGGCTGTTATTGAAGCTTTGTCGGAAGCAGAGCATTTGCTAAGGAGGTATAATAAACTGATAATGGTGTATCCTGAATTTACTAATCATCCCAAAATCACGGTAGACTATTTTAAGCAATATTGCAACGAAAAGAAATTTGATTACAATGTTTTACAGGATTCTAGTGCTTTAAATGTGAAGGCTGGAGAGATGTATTTTAGCGTAAGTGATCGAATACTTGGTGAGATACTGGAACAGTGTAGAGAAAAGAAATTGGAGCCGGGCGTTGATGTTGGAATTTTATCGTATAACGAAACGCCGATGAAGAAATTTATTTATAAGGGTATCTCTGTTATCTCTACTGATTTTAAGCTAATGGGACAAAAGGCTGCAGCTTTTGCTTCGGAAGATATGAAGATGGATTTTTGTGTGCCAACTAAAATATTTTTCAGAGAATCATTGTAG
- a CDS encoding DUF4861 family protein, whose protein sequence is MNKFFPIIAIALVLVLSRCSAPVPTVTVTNPADFNRVIETVEVKLADVNIQNGKAIVIDQESDKEVLSQLIDTDGDEVSDVVLFQVELKANESKSFWVKEGESSIEPTEVKTFARFVPERTDDYTWENDRVAFRTYGPEAQRMIEENIPGGTLSSGVDCWLKKVDYSIIDKWYAGYLNDHMYYHSDHGEGLDNYHVGTSRGCGGTGVYKNGVLYTSKNFVAYKSFFNGPVSTEFELDYKPYDVDGAMVKERKVISIDLGSNMTKFVVYVEGADTLTSGVTFHDRKGTFSSNDELGWINWYAPHFGEEISNAIVASSDYYAGHSKIETDVPDASQGLLHLKVLDGKVEFYSGFFWSGSKQFEGNEQWEAYLNVFAKCLNTPLKVEVK, encoded by the coding sequence ATGAACAAATTTTTTCCAATTATAGCAATTGCATTGGTCCTTGTATTGTCAAGATGCAGTGCCCCAGTGCCAACAGTTACAGTGACGAATCCGGCTGATTTCAATCGTGTAATTGAAACGGTGGAAGTGAAGCTGGCTGATGTTAATATTCAAAATGGAAAAGCGATTGTAATCGATCAGGAGTCAGATAAAGAAGTTTTAAGTCAGTTGATTGATACAGATGGAGATGAAGTGTCAGATGTTGTACTGTTTCAGGTTGAATTAAAGGCTAATGAATCGAAAAGCTTTTGGGTAAAAGAAGGTGAGAGTTCAATAGAGCCTACAGAGGTGAAAACATTTGCTCGCTTTGTACCTGAGCGTACTGATGATTATACCTGGGAAAATGATCGCGTTGCATTTCGTACATATGGTCCTGAGGCACAACGAATGATTGAAGAGAATATTCCAGGAGGAACGTTAAGTAGTGGAGTTGATTGCTGGTTGAAGAAAGTGGATTATTCAATTATCGATAAATGGTATGCTGGTTATCTGAATGATCATATGTATTATCACAGTGATCATGGTGAAGGATTGGATAATTATCACGTAGGAACCAGTCGAGGTTGCGGTGGTACAGGAGTTTATAAAAATGGAGTGTTGTATACTTCAAAAAACTTTGTAGCATACAAGAGTTTCTTTAACGGACCTGTTTCAACAGAATTTGAACTGGATTATAAGCCTTATGATGTCGATGGAGCAATGGTGAAAGAACGAAAAGTTATCTCCATAGATTTGGGTAGTAACATGACCAAATTTGTTGTGTACGTTGAAGGTGCTGATACATTAACATCTGGTGTTACATTTCACGACCGTAAAGGAACTTTTTCGAGCAATGATGAATTGGGATGGATTAACTGGTATGCTCCTCATTTTGGCGAAGAGATCAGTAATGCTATTGTTGCTTCTTCTGATTATTATGCGGGCCATTCAAAAATTGAAACAGACGTGCCTGATGCAAGTCAAGGTCTGTTGCATTTAAAAGTTCTTGATGGTAAAGTTGAGTTTTATTCAGGATTTTTCTGGAGTGGAAGTAAGCAATTTGAAGGTAATGAGCAGTGGGAAGCTTATTTAAATGTATTTGCTAAATGTTTGAATACTCCTTTAAAAGTTGAAGTGAAATAA
- a CDS encoding gluconate 5-dehydrogenase, whose product MIQELFDLSGKVALITGGTHGIGMAIGKVLGKAGAKICVNDLAEDKLEACKAEYAKDGIDVYTLVFNVTNEADVDKGITQIENEVGPVDILVNNAGIIKRIPILDMPISDFQQVIDVDLVAPLIVAKRVAPKMIERKGGKIINMCSMMSVYGRNSVSAYAAAKGGLKLLTANMCCEWAKHGLQINGIGPGYIATSQTAPIRENGHPFNDLVMTRTPAARWGEPEDIGNAALFLASKASEFVNGHVLYVDGGILANFGYVKGENDLD is encoded by the coding sequence ATGATACAAGAATTATTTGACTTATCAGGAAAAGTAGCCCTTATTACCGGTGGAACACATGGTATTGGTATGGCTATCGGTAAAGTGTTAGGAAAAGCAGGTGCTAAAATCTGTGTGAATGACCTGGCTGAAGATAAACTGGAAGCTTGTAAAGCGGAATATGCCAAGGATGGTATTGATGTTTATACATTGGTTTTCAATGTTACAAACGAGGCTGATGTTGATAAAGGAATCACTCAGATCGAGAATGAAGTTGGACCTGTTGATATCCTTGTAAATAATGCCGGAATTATTAAGCGTATTCCTATTTTGGATATGCCTATTTCAGATTTCCAACAAGTAATTGATGTTGACCTGGTTGCTCCATTAATTGTTGCTAAACGTGTTGCTCCTAAGATGATTGAGAGAAAAGGAGGTAAAATCATCAATATGTGTTCGATGATGAGTGTTTATGGACGTAATTCAGTTTCGGCTTATGCGGCTGCTAAAGGTGGACTAAAGTTGTTAACAGCCAATATGTGTTGCGAATGGGCTAAGCATGGTTTGCAAATTAATGGAATTGGTCCTGGTTATATCGCAACCTCTCAAACGGCTCCAATTCGTGAAAATGGTCATCCTTTTAATGATTTAGTTATGACTCGTACTCCTGCCGCACGTTGGGGTGAGCCTGAAGATATAGGAAATGCTGCATTGTTCTTGGCATCAAAGGCCAGTGAATTCGTAAATGGTCATGTGTTGTATGTTGATGGAGGTATTTTGGCCAACTTTGGTTATGTAAAAGGCGAAAATGATCTTGACTAA
- a CDS encoding cupin domain-containing protein: MKYEGKYDELPVTKVADGIERRIVKTDHLMMVNVEFTDGPTENPDPFHSHPHEQVSYMIEGEIYLLVGDEEKVHLKAGDHFAIPSGVPHTIQRLTPIVRLIDCFTPLREDFL, from the coding sequence ATGAAATATGAGGGTAAATACGATGAGTTGCCGGTTACAAAAGTAGCTGATGGCATTGAGCGTAGAATAGTCAAAACAGATCATCTGATGATGGTGAATGTTGAATTTACAGACGGACCAACTGAAAATCCGGATCCATTCCATTCCCATCCTCATGAACAGGTTTCCTATATGATCGAAGGTGAAATTTACTTGTTGGTGGGAGATGAGGAAAAGGTGCACCTTAAGGCGGGTGACCATTTTGCGATACCGTCAGGTGTTCCTCATACTATTCAGCGGTTAACTCCGATTGTTAGACTCATTGATTGTTTTACCCCTTTACGAGAAGATTTTTTATAA
- the kduI gene encoding 5-dehydro-4-deoxy-D-glucuronate isomerase, which translates to MSLELRYAVHPQDAKSYDTERIRKEFLIEKVMVPGEISLVYSMYDRYIVGGVVPTEKPISLGSYDELKAEYFLNRREMGIINVGGSGTVTADGVEYKLEYKEALYLGSGIKDVVFVSADASKPAHFYVNSAPAHKSLPSKHVTLKDANVLQLGTLETSNERQINQLLVKEVVETCQLQMGMTELKPGSVWNTMPAHTHNRRMEAYFYFEVPEKQAICHFMGQPDETRHIWMQNEQAVLSPSWSIHSAAGTSNYIFIWGMAGENLDYGDMDIRQPNELK; encoded by the coding sequence ATGAGTTTAGAACTTCGTTATGCAGTACATCCTCAGGATGCTAAATCTTATGATACAGAGCGTATCAGAAAAGAATTTTTGATTGAAAAAGTAATGGTTCCCGGCGAAATTAGTCTGGTTTATTCGATGTACGACCGTTACATTGTGGGGGGTGTAGTGCCTACGGAAAAGCCAATTAGCCTGGGATCGTATGATGAGTTGAAGGCTGAATATTTTCTTAACCGTCGCGAAATGGGAATTATCAACGTTGGAGGTAGTGGAACAGTTACTGCTGACGGTGTTGAATATAAATTAGAATATAAAGAGGCTTTGTACTTGGGTAGTGGCATTAAAGATGTTGTTTTTGTCTCAGCTGATGCTTCAAAACCAGCTCATTTCTACGTTAATTCAGCTCCTGCTCATAAGTCTTTACCTTCTAAGCATGTTACTTTGAAAGATGCTAATGTTTTACAATTGGGTACATTGGAAACTTCAAATGAACGTCAGATCAATCAGCTTTTAGTTAAAGAAGTAGTTGAGACTTGTCAGTTGCAAATGGGTATGACAGAATTGAAACCTGGTAGTGTTTGGAATACTATGCCAGCTCATACTCACAATCGTCGTATGGAAGCTTATTTCTATTTCGAGGTACCTGAAAAACAAGCGATCTGTCACTTTATGGGGCAACCAGATGAAACACGTCATATCTGGATGCAGAATGAACAAGCTGTGTTGTCTCCTTCATGGAGTATTCATAGTGCGGCTGGTACATCTAACTATATCTTTATTTGGGGTATGGCCGGTGAGAATCTTGATTATGGCGATATGGATATTCGTCAGCCAAACGAATTAAAATAA
- a CDS encoding LacI family DNA-binding transcriptional regulator has translation MKKVTISDIARKLNMTASTVSRALANNTRVSESTRAKVQETAREMGYQPNVMAASLRKGTSDSIGMIVPRINRHFFSNVISGVEEILNPAGYNLVIIQSGEMLSREVKAVESLLQNRVGGIIISLSLQTNNFEHLQEVIKHNVPLVQFDRVTKSLPGSKITNDNYTGGYLATRHLIKCGFKHIAHFSGSYKLRAYRERKAGYIAALEEAGMKVDEKLIVDDVITRDAGYSHIHKLVMRSSADAVFCAGDYSALGAMEGLKSLGYHIPDQFGIVGFANEPFSELMDPALSSVEQNALEMGNKVAAAMIKAIQKEEVPEEEVIPVRFIGRSSSWKDYR, from the coding sequence ATGAAAAAAGTAACCATAAGTGATATTGCCAGGAAATTAAATATGACAGCTTCTACTGTTTCGAGGGCTTTGGCAAATAATACACGGGTTAGTGAAAGTACACGGGCAAAAGTGCAGGAGACAGCCAGGGAGATGGGGTATCAGCCGAATGTTATGGCAGCTTCGTTGCGCAAAGGAACAAGTGATTCCATTGGTATGATTGTACCACGAATCAATCGTCATTTCTTTAGCAATGTAATTAGTGGAGTTGAGGAAATATTAAATCCAGCCGGATATAATCTGGTAATTATTCAAAGTGGTGAAATGCTCAGCAGGGAAGTAAAGGCGGTGGAGTCTCTGTTGCAGAACAGGGTTGGAGGGATTATTATTTCTTTATCGCTTCAAACCAACAATTTTGAACATCTTCAGGAAGTAATTAAACACAATGTGCCGTTGGTTCAATTCGACCGCGTTACAAAAAGTCTTCCCGGATCAAAAATAACTAACGATAACTACACGGGAGGTTATCTTGCAACACGTCACCTGATTAAATGTGGATTTAAACATATTGCGCATTTTAGTGGAAGTTATAAGTTAAGAGCTTATCGCGAACGAAAGGCTGGTTATATAGCTGCTTTGGAAGAAGCGGGTATGAAAGTGGATGAGAAATTGATTGTGGATGATGTAATTACTCGTGATGCAGGTTATTCTCATATTCATAAACTAGTAATGCGCAGTAGTGCTGATGCTGTATTTTGTGCTGGTGACTATAGTGCTCTGGGTGCCATGGAAGGGTTGAAGTCTCTTGGTTATCATATTCCGGATCAATTTGGGATTGTTGGTTTTGCAAATGAACCATTTTCTGAATTAATGGATCCTGCGTTATCTTCTGTTGAGCAAAATGCATTGGAGATGGGGAATAAGGTTGCCGCAGCTATGATAAAAGCTATTCAAAAGGAAGAAGTGCCGGAAGAAGAAGTTATACCTGTTCGGTTTATAGGTAGAAGCTCTTCATGGAAAGATTATAGATAA
- the uxaC gene encoding glucuronate isomerase: MMQPFIHKDFLLETETSKKLYHEYSENQPIIDFHCHLNPQFIAEDRQFDSLGQIWLEGDHYKWRAMRINGVDEHYCNGSASGKEKFMKYAETVPYTAGNPLYHWTHLELARYFNITDLLSPVTAEKIFETTKAMIQTPDYSTRKLLEMMNVEVVGTTDDPADDLRYHKQLKEEGYHIKVVPTYRADNVIKTEDPVQFKAYIEKLGEVADVSISSLTDLIEALDRRHAYFHELGARASDSGPDRFFFTAYKEEEVNAIFLKLMAGKIIDEEETEKYRCCVMAELAKLNHKRGWTQQFHVGALRNNNTRKFNIMGADTGWDSINNSQNALKMSQFLNLLDTTDQLAKTILYNLNPADNEMMVTMCGNFNDGSTVGKVQYGAAWWFLDQKTGMEKHLLDLSALGLLSRFVGMVTDSRSFLSYPRHEYFRRIVCNHLGKEVEKGMIPNDESILKQMVEGVSYKNAKTYFNF; encoded by the coding sequence ATGATGCAACCATTTATACACAAGGATTTCCTTTTGGAAACCGAGACTTCAAAAAAATTATACCACGAGTATTCAGAGAACCAACCAATCATTGACTTCCATTGTCATTTAAATCCACAGTTTATTGCTGAGGATCGTCAGTTCGACAGTCTGGGACAAATATGGCTGGAAGGTGATCATTACAAGTGGCGTGCAATGCGTATTAACGGCGTAGACGAACATTATTGCAACGGCAGCGCATCAGGTAAGGAAAAATTTATGAAATATGCTGAAACAGTTCCTTACACAGCAGGTAATCCTCTTTATCATTGGACACATCTGGAACTTGCCCGTTATTTTAATATCACAGATTTACTTTCTCCGGTTACAGCTGAAAAAATCTTTGAGACTACCAAAGCAATGATTCAAACTCCAGACTACAGTACCAGAAAACTTTTGGAGATGATGAATGTGGAAGTAGTTGGCACAACGGATGATCCTGCCGACGATCTTCGTTATCACAAACAATTAAAAGAAGAAGGTTATCATATTAAAGTCGTGCCAACCTATCGTGCCGATAATGTTATTAAAACAGAAGATCCTGTTCAATTCAAAGCATACATTGAGAAATTAGGAGAAGTTGCTGATGTATCCATCTCATCTTTAACAGATTTGATTGAAGCATTGGATCGTCGTCATGCATATTTTCATGAACTAGGTGCCCGTGCTTCTGACAGTGGACCAGACCGTTTTTTCTTTACTGCTTATAAAGAAGAGGAAGTTAATGCAATCTTCCTGAAATTAATGGCTGGCAAAATAATCGACGAAGAAGAAACTGAAAAATACCGCTGTTGCGTAATGGCTGAATTGGCCAAGTTAAATCACAAACGTGGTTGGACACAGCAATTCCACGTAGGAGCTTTACGTAACAACAACACCCGTAAATTCAACATAATGGGAGCCGACACAGGTTGGGATTCAATCAATAATTCTCAGAATGCACTTAAAATGTCGCAATTCCTGAACTTATTGGATACCACTGATCAGTTGGCAAAAACCATTCTTTACAACTTAAATCCGGCTGATAATGAGATGATGGTTACCATGTGTGGTAATTTCAACGATGGATCTACAGTTGGTAAAGTACAATATGGAGCAGCATGGTGGTTCCTTGATCAAAAAACAGGTATGGAAAAACACCTGTTAGACCTTTCTGCATTGGGATTATTGAGTCGCTTTGTTGGAATGGTAACCGACAGTCGTAGCTTTTTATCATACCCTCGTCACGAGTATTTCCGCAGAATTGTTTGTAATCACCTGGGTAAGGAAGTTGAAAAAGGTATGATTCCTAATGATGAATCTATCTTAAAGCAAATGGTTGAAGGAGTTTCCTATAAAAACGCAAAAACATACTTTAATTTTTAA
- a CDS encoding sugar kinase, whose product MSKKVVSFGEIMLRLATPGYQRFTQATSFEATFGGGEANVAVSLANYGVDVSFVTRLPNNDIGKSCQMDLQKYGVNTDKILHVGDRLGIYFLETGAVARASKVVYDRANSAFSEVGKGMFNWEEILKDADYFHWTGITPAVSQGAADACLEAIQVANKMGVTVTCDLNYRKNLWKYGKKASEVMPELVAGCDIVLGNEEDAEMVLGIKPEGVDITGGHVEAEAYRSVSQQIMKLYPRVKKVITTLRGSVSANHNSWSGVIYDGENLFQAPTYQITHIVDRVGGGDSFMGGLIYGLIAYEGDDQKAINFATAASCLKHTIPGDFNQVSVEEVEKLMGGDASGRVSR is encoded by the coding sequence ATGTCAAAGAAAGTAGTCTCTTTTGGAGAAATCATGTTACGTCTGGCTACCCCTGGTTACCAGCGCTTTACTCAAGCTACATCATTTGAAGCTACCTTTGGTGGTGGCGAAGCTAACGTAGCTGTATCACTTGCCAACTATGGCGTAGATGTTTCATTTGTCACCCGCTTACCAAACAACGATATTGGTAAATCGTGCCAGATGGATCTTCAAAAGTACGGTGTTAATACCGACAAAATTCTTCACGTTGGAGATCGATTAGGTATTTATTTCCTTGAAACAGGAGCAGTGGCTCGAGCCAGCAAAGTTGTATACGACCGAGCTAACTCAGCCTTCTCAGAAGTTGGAAAAGGAATGTTTAACTGGGAAGAAATATTGAAGGATGCAGATTACTTCCACTGGACAGGAATTACACCTGCTGTTTCTCAGGGAGCTGCTGATGCATGTCTGGAAGCCATTCAGGTTGCCAATAAAATGGGAGTTACTGTTACCTGTGATTTAAACTATCGCAAAAACCTTTGGAAATATGGCAAAAAAGCTTCTGAAGTAATGCCTGAATTAGTTGCTGGTTGCGACATTGTTTTAGGTAATGAAGAAGATGCTGAAATGGTATTGGGAATTAAACCTGAAGGTGTTGATATAACTGGAGGCCACGTTGAAGCTGAAGCTTATCGCAGCGTATCGCAACAGATAATGAAATTATACCCACGCGTTAAAAAAGTAATTACTACCCTTCGTGGATCGGTAAGTGCTAATCACAACAGCTGGTCGGGTGTAATTTACGATGGTGAAAACCTATTTCAGGCACCTACCTACCAAATTACTCACATTGTTGACCGTGTAGGGGGTGGAGACTCTTTTATGGGTGGTTTAATTTATGGTTTAATTGCATATGAAGGCGATGACCAAAAAGCCATCAACTTTGCTACAGCTGCATCTTGTTTGAAACATACCATTCCGGGTGATTTCAACCAGGTATCAGTAGAAGAGGTAGAGAAATTAATGGGTGGCGACGCTTCAGGTAGAGTTTCACGATAA
- a CDS encoding four helix bundle protein, with translation MNDLSQRLFEFAVKTIKFLKKIPYDTENKVIRYQLAKSATSSGANYEEARAGSSKADFIYKVELALKEMRESNYWLRIIKETNSMDNNLINELEQLISESDELKKILGKTVVTSRKNL, from the coding sequence ATGAATGATTTAAGCCAAAGGCTATTTGAATTTGCTGTTAAGACAATAAAATTCTTAAAGAAAATACCTTACGATACCGAAAACAAAGTGATTAGGTATCAATTGGCTAAATCAGCTACATCTTCCGGAGCTAATTACGAAGAAGCTCGAGCGGGTTCATCGAAAGCCGATTTTATATATAAGGTTGAGCTGGCATTAAAAGAGATGAGAGAAAGTAATTATTGGTTAAGAATAATCAAAGAAACCAATAGTATGGATAATAATCTGATAAACGAATTAGAGCAATTAATATCCGAATCTGATGAACTAAAGAAGATACTTGGAAAAACAGTTGTTACCTCCAGGAAAAATCTTTAA
- a CDS encoding bifunctional 4-hydroxy-2-oxoglutarate aldolase/2-dehydro-3-deoxy-phosphogluconate aldolase, which translates to MAKYSRTEVFMAMKETGVVPVFFHADIEVCKNVVKACYDGGIRVFEFVNRGDFAHELFSELNKYALKELPGMILGAGSIVEEATTALYIQSGANFIVSPLLNENMARICNRRKIMWSPGCGTISEINKAQELGAEVVKVFPASEVGGPSFVKAVKAPMPWTDIMPTGGVTTEKDNLKKWFDAGVTCVGMGSNLFPKDIMDAKNYSALADKVKELIANIQEVKN; encoded by the coding sequence ATGGCAAAATATTCCAGAACAGAAGTATTTATGGCGATGAAAGAAACCGGTGTTGTACCAGTATTTTTTCATGCCGACATAGAAGTGTGCAAAAATGTTGTAAAAGCATGTTATGATGGTGGAATTCGCGTTTTTGAATTCGTTAATCGTGGTGATTTTGCGCACGAACTATTCAGCGAACTAAACAAGTATGCTTTAAAAGAATTGCCGGGCATGATTTTAGGTGCCGGATCAATTGTTGAAGAAGCAACTACAGCCTTATACATACAGTCGGGTGCTAACTTTATTGTTTCACCATTATTGAATGAAAACATGGCCCGTATCTGTAACCGCAGAAAAATTATGTGGTCTCCAGGTTGTGGTACCATCTCAGAAATTAATAAAGCACAAGAACTAGGTGCAGAAGTAGTTAAAGTATTCCCTGCGTCGGAAGTTGGAGGACCATCTTTTGTAAAGGCAGTTAAGGCTCCAATGCCTTGGACTGACATAATGCCTACAGGAGGGGTTACCACTGAAAAAGATAACCTGAAAAAATGGTTTGATGCAGGAGTAACCTGTGTGGGAATGGGATCTAACTTATTTCCAAAGGATATTATGGACGCTAAAAACTATTCTGCCCTTGCTGATAAAGTGAAAGAATTGATAGCTAATATCCAAGAAGTAAAGAATTAA